ACGCCTCCGCAGCGACGACGCCTTTACGCCAGGAAACAAGGCGGGTTTCCGCCCGGATTACGCGACTTACACGTACGCGAAGATTTTAAAGAAACTCTACCCCGATGTTCCGCTGCTGATTGGCGGGCTTGAATCGAGCCTGCGCCGCGTGACGCATTACGACTACTGGAGCGACAGACTCAAGCCGAGCATTCTTTTCGATACGCAGGCAGACATTCTCGTGTACGGCATGGGCGAAAAGCCGCTCAAGGAAATCGTGCGACTCTTGAAGAAGGGCGTACCGTTTTCGAGCCTGCATTCCGTGCCGCAGACGGCCTACCTGGCGCCCAAGGGGCAAATCCCGACGACCAAGCAATGGGAAGACTTGCGCCTCGCAAGCTACGAAGATTGCCTTGCCAATAAGCGCAATCAGATTGACAACTGTCGCAAGGTGGACATTGAATGCAACAAATGGTTCCAGCGCCGCATTCTGCAGGATGTCGCAGAACAGACCGTGGTGATTAACCCCGCGTACCCGCCGCTGGAATACGGCGAACTCGACGAGAGCTTTGAATACCTCTACGCCCGCGAACCGCACCCGCGTTACAAGAAACGCGGCAACGTGCCTGCGTTCGATATGATTAAGTTCAGCATCAACACGCACCGCGGCTGTTTTGGCGGTTGCAGTTTTTGCGCCATCAACGCGCACCAGGGCAAATTCATCGCGAGCCGTAGCCGCGAAAGCATTCTGCGCGAAGTCGATTTGATTACGAAGATGGACGGATTCGCCGGCACCATCACCGACTTGGGCGGCCCGAGCGCCAATATGTACAACATGCGCGGCAAGGACCCGAGCCGTTGCCAAAAGTGCGCACGCCCCAGTTGCCTCACGCCGAAAGTCTGCGACAACATGGACACGCATCACCACGAGCTCCTGGAACTTTATCGCGAAGTGCGCAACCACCCGAAGGTGAAGCACCTGTTTATCGGAAGCGGCGTGCGTTACGACATGCTACTGCAGGAAACCGACGACCAGGAACTGATCCGCGACCACGAAGAATACGCCCGCGAACTGATTGACTATCATGTGAGCGGGCGCCTGAAGGTGGCCCCGGAACATACCAGCGATGCAGTGCTCAAGCTGATGCGCAAGCCGAGCTTTACCTTGTTCCACAAGTTCAAGGAATTCTTTGACGACGAATGCAAGCGCATCGGAAAGCGCCAGCAGATTATTCCTTACTTTATCAGTAGCCACCCCGGATGTACCGAGGCCGACATGGCGGAACTTGCACTCGAGACAAAGCAGCTCGGATTCCAGCTGGAACAGGTGCAGGACTTTACGCCGACACCGATGACGATTGCGACCGAGATGTTCTACAGCGAAATGACGCCGGACGGCAAGCCGCTTTACGTGGCGAAAACACCGGAACAGAAGCGGAGTCAGCGCCAGTTCTTCTTCTGGTACATTCCCGAAAACCGCCCGCAGATTCGCGCCACACTCGAGCGCCTGAAACTCGGCAAGATTGGCCGACTGCTCCTAAGCCGCAGCGCAAAGGCTGAAGGCAAGGAATTCTACCCGAGCAAGGAACGCGAAGAAAACGAAGTCTACCGCGAGCGCGAACAGCAGAAACGCGAGCAGCGTGCCGTCACTATTGTGCCGCAGAAATCCGGCGACAAGGGTCGCTGGGAAAACTCCGCCCGCAAGGAACGCCGCGCCGCACAATTCGGTAACAGCGGAAACAACGGCGGCGATTCTCGTGAAAACCGCGGAAACAACCGCGAAGGCCGCCGCGAAGGCCGCCGCGAAGACAACCGCGAACGCCGCGACTTCCGTGACGACAACCGCAACAGTAATTTCGGCAACGGCGAGCAGCGCAAGAGTTTCCATAGCGATCGCAAATTCTACAACGACCGCGGCGGAAACAAGAATCGCGATTCTCGCAACAACACGCGAAACAACGGCGATAAACGCCAAAACTCCCCGGTGCAATTCAGTTCCATGCGCCGCGGAAAATAAAAATACACCCCTAAGGGAGTCCCACCACTTGCGTGGCAGAACTCCCCGAGGTGTTTGATGGACTCCTAACCCTCAAAACACTTTTTGCGGATAAAGTTACAATAAAGGGTACCCCTTGACAAGGGGTACCCTTGAATTTATTTTATATAAAAAACTTACACTTTGTCCAAAGCCTGCGTAAGGTCGGCGATAATGTCTTCGACATTCTCGATACCCACGCTGAAGCGGATCAGGTCAGGCGCGACGCCTGCTTCGATGAGCTGTTCGTCGCTGAGCTGACGGTGCGTGTGGCTTGCCGGGTGCAGCACGCAGCTGCGGGCGTCGGCCACGTGGGTCACGATGCAAATCATCTTGAGGTTGTCCATGAACTGGATGCTCTTTTCACGGCCACCCTTGATACCGAAGGTGAGAACGCCGCACGGGAGGCCACCCTTGAACTGCTTCTTAGCAAGTTCGTGGTACTTGTTGCCCTCGAGGCCCGCGTAGTCGACCCAGGCCACCTTCGGGTGGTTCTGCAGGAACTTCGCACAGGCGAGAGCGTTTTCGCAGTGGCGCGGCATGCGCAGGTGGAGCGTTTCAAGGCCAACGTTCAACAGGAACGCATTCTGCGGAGCCTGGATGCTGCCGAGGTCGCGCATGAGCTGTGCCGTAGCCTTCGTGATGAAGGCGCCCTTGCCGAAAGCCTTCGTGTAGGCAAGGCCGTGGTAGCTCGGATCCGGTTCGGTGAGGCCCTTGAACTTGTCGTGATGGGCTTCCCAGTCGAAGTTTCCGCTATCCACAATGCAGCCACCCACGGCCATGGCGTGACCGTCCATGTACTTGGTGGTGGAATGGGTCACGATGTCAACGCCGAATTCGATCGGGCGGCAGAGAATCGGAGTCGGGAACGTGTTGTCCACAATCATCGGCACGCCGTGCTTGTGGGCAAGCTTCGCGAAGCGCTCCAGGTCCAGAATCTTGCCGGCCGGGTTTGCAACCGTCTCGCCGAAGAAGCACTTGGTGTTCGGGCGGAAGGCCTTCTCGATTTCCTCGTCGCTAGCATCCTGGTCCACGAATGTGCATTCGATGCCCAGCTTCTTCATGGTGACGCTAAAGAGGTTGCTGGTACCGCCGTAAATGGCGCTGGTGCTGATGAAGTGGTCGCCCGCCTCGCAGATGTTGAACACGGCGAAGAAGTTCGCTGCCTGACCGGAACTCGTGAGCATCGCAGCGACACCGCCTTCCATGGCCGCAATCTTGGATGCCACGGCATCGTTAGTCGGGTTCTGCAGGCGCGTGTAGAAGTAGCCGCTAGCCTTCAGGTCAAACAGGTCGGCCATGGCGTTGCTGGACTCGTACTTGAAAGTGGTGCTCTGGTAGATGGGGAGGACGCGGGGGTCGCCGTTTTTCGGCTGCCAGCCGCCCTGGACGCACAAAGTTTCGATCTTGGACATTTCCTTATCCTTTTTCCTAAAATTTTTATGAAATTCAATATAGATAGATCCTATAACCAAGTCTATAAAAAAGTGATAACCAAAGAAAAAAAATGTAAAAAAACACCCCGTTATTAGGTCAAACTTATAGGTAGCCATAACAAAAAGCTATAACACGAACTAAAAAGCCCACTTTTTTGCGCGAAATATCCCCGATCAGAAAAGTCCAACTTCTCCAAGCGGTTTCTATATTTGCGCTCGATGCTCCCCCTTAGCAAAAACTACACCCCGAGACTTCTCCATGGTACGGCGCCGTGGCACTTGCTCGCCATCGTCACCATCACGTTCTGGGGCACAAGTTTCGTGAGCACCAAGGTTCTTTTGAACCACGGTTTTTCGGCGGTACAGATTTTCGCGCTACGTTTCGCCGTCACCTACCTGATACTCCTTGCGGCAAGGCACCGCCAGTTCCGTTGCGAAAGCTGGAAGCACGAACTCCTCCTGTTTATTTGCGGCATTACCGGATGCACGCTCTATTTCTGGACCGAGAACACGGCCCTTACGCTTTCGCCCACAAGCAACGTCTCGCTCATCGTCTGTTCCAGCGCACTCCTGACCATGATTTTCGGCGGAATCTTCTACAAGAGCGAACGCCTCGGCAAGCGACAAATTCTAGGATGTCTCCTAACCTTCACCGGCATGGTACTCGTCGTGCTGAACGGAAAATTCGTCCTCAAGCTTTCTCCCGTCGGAGACTTCATCGCGTTCGGAGGCGCAATCATGTGGGCCGTCTATTCTCTTGTGGTGCGGCAGCTGAACGATAAGTACTCCGCACTGTTCATCACGCGAAAGATGTTCTTTTACGGAAGCATCACCTCGCTTTTCATCATGCTTATCGAGGGGCGCGAGATTCCATGGCAGAATTTCGCGGAGCCCGTCGTTGCGCTCAATTTCCTCTGCCTCACGGTATTTTCTTCGCTGTTCGGCTACCTTATTTGGAATAAAGTATTAAAACAAATCGGAACCGTACTCGCCTCCAATTATGCCTACGCCATCCCGCTGATTACGACCGTTACCGCGGCCATCACACTCGGCGAGCATATCACGGCCGTCGCCATCGCAGGTGCACTCGCCATTGTCGCAGGGATAGTCCTCGCGCAATTCAAACGGAAATAATCAAGCGGAAATAAAAAAAGGAAATGCCCGGCTTTGAACCGGGCAAAACCTTATAAAAACGGGAAAGAGGACTGGCTATTCCTTGTCCTTCTTGTCCGAATTTTCGCCGCAGTGGCAGGGACAATGGTAGCAGTCCCCCGTCTCGGCGAAGTCCTTGCCGCTCCAGCAGTAGGTGCAGAGCTGGTCTTCGGGGAGACCGATGGCCGCGATAACATCGTCGATGCGCTGGAAGGCGAGCGTCGTCAGGTTGAGTTTCTGACGGATGTATTCGACCATTCCCTTGTATTCTTCGCCATCCGGGTTCGTGTACTTTTCGATGTCGGCATTTTCGCCTTCCTTGTCGCGGATGTAGCGACGCGTAATCAAGTCGTACTCGTTCTTGGAACGGGAGAAGTTGATGAACTTGCAGGGGTAAACCAGCGGCGGACAGGCGATACGCATGTGCGTTTCCTTACAGCCGAGAGAATAGAGCTTCAGGGCCTGCTTTCCGAGCTGCGTGCCACGCACGATGGAGTCGTCGCAGAACACAAGACGACGGTCCTTGATGAGCCCCGGAATCGGGATAAGCTTCATCGAGGCGACGCGTTCGCGCTGCTTCTGGTCCTGCGGCATAAAGGAGCGGGCCCAGGTCGGCGTATACTTGACAAAGGGGCGTGCAAACTTGATGCCGGCCTCGTGCGCATAACCTAATGCGTGAGAGGTGCCGGAATCAGGAATACCGCAGGCGGCATCGGCTTCGGTCGGCGTTCTCTTGGCGAGAGCGGAACCGCAGCGGTAGCGCGTCATTTCGACATTGCGGCCTTCGTAGCTGGAAGCGGGATAACCGTAGTAGACCCAGAGGAAGGAGCAGATGGCCATCTTCTTGCCAGGAGCGACGAGTGTCTTGTCGCCATCCGGAGTGAGTTCGACAATTTCACCGGGGCCCATGTCGCGGACATAGTCGTAACCGAGGTTGTGGAGTGCGCAGCTTTCCTGCACGGCAATCATCGAGCCGTCCTTCTTGCCGAGAACGATCGGCGTGCGGCCCCACTTGTCGCGGCTTGCGTAGAACTTTCCTTCGCTGTCCATCAGGAGCACCGAGCAGCTGCCCTTTACCTTTTCGTGGACATACTTGAGGCCATCCACAATCGAATCGCGCGTGGCAATCAGCGCCGACACCACTTCGGTCGGGCCAACCATTCCGCTGGTCGTCGAATACTGGAGCTGCATGCAGTTGTTCTTGAAGAGTTCGTTCTTCAGGTCCTCGATATTCGAGATGAGACCGACGGTAACAAAGGCAAACGTGCCCAGCTTGGAGGTCATCACGAGCGGCTGCGGATCCGTATCGGAAATGACACCGATACCCACCTTGCCCGAAAACGCGGCGAGGTCGTGTTCAAACTTGCTGCGGAACGGGGTGTTCTGGATATTGTGAATCGAACGATGGAATTTACCGCTCGGATTCAAGACTGCCATACCGCCACGGTGGGTTCCAAGATGTGAATGGTAGTCGGTTCCAAAAAAGAGATCACTTACACAGTCTTCTTTAGAAACAACACCGCAAAAGCCGCCCATAAAGACTCCTTGTCGAAAAGGGATTCTGTTTCGCTAAAAGTTAGAAATTTTAGGCGTCCTGCAATACACTTTTTTTCATATTTCGGTGAAGCGGTCCATGGTCGAGCCGTCGGGCAGCAGGACTTTACTTTCAAAATCGTTACGGTCGCGCACCCAAAGCGTTCCCTTCGGGTGGTCGGGGGTTTCGTACTCGCTACGGTAAACGACCAGCGGCTTCACCGACTCGCAGTCAAGCGCATCGGCGGACACCACGGTATAGAGCATCGTCTCTTTCTTGTAGTGGCGGTAACGGTGCCCGGCAATCGCCTTCGACATCAGGCATTCTCCTCAAGCCAGCAGTAATCCTTCGGATGTTCCACGAATTTTTCGGGATGCAGCTTGTGCTTCGCGAAGAATTCCTCGCGGGTCATCCACACGAAGCCGTCCACTTCGCCCGGTTGCGGCACGAGTGACTTTATCTCGTCGTCGGAAAGCGTAATACGGTAGACGTCGTAGTACTCGTTGTCGAGGTAGGAGCCGCCGTTAAGCACGCTTTCGTGCTTGGCCTCGAATAGATATTCGAGGTCGCGCGAACTCTTGTGCACGCCCAGTTCTTCCCGGAGTTCGCGCACGGCGGCGTTCACGCTGGAATCCCCTGCCGAAATGTGCCCGGCACAGCTCGTATCGAGAAGCCCCGGATTATTTTCCTTGACGCGGCTCCGCAGCTGGAACAGGATACGCCTGTTCGAATCGAACGCCCAGATATGCACCGTCCGGTGCCAAAGGCCCTCGGCATGCACCTTGCCGCGTCCGCAAGAGAAACCCGCCGGAGTCCCGTCTGCATTCAATACGTCGATCTGTTCTTCCATCAGAAAAGCTCCTTGAAGATTTGCATCAGCTGGCGATATTTCTGCATCAGCTCGCCATGACGATTACGGACAAAATCATAGTCGCCTTCGTTGCAAGCGAATTCCAGCGTCTTGCTGATACTCGATATTTCCACCGCACCGATATACAGTGCCTTGCTCTTCAGCGAACGCACCAGCAAGCGGTAATTCTCGAAATCTTCTGCCTTGAAGTAAGAATTCAAGATAACATCCGCGTGGTACGACGAAAAATCCATCAGTCTCTTACGGTAAATCGCCTCGTTCATCTGGCAACATTCCAATCCAATGAGCACATCGACCAAACCTGTCGTCATCAGGTTTTCCAGGTCGTCCGGAAGCATCGGCGTTTCCGGTGTCGCCGTCGCCAAAACTTCCGGCCGCTTACGCGGAGGAGCGACAGGAGTATCCTCCTGCAGTTCTTCATCCCTGACTTCTTCTTCGGGGACAACATCGAACCACTGCACCATATCCTTCGGCAGGAATTTCAGGAGCATCGCAAACAACGATTCCTCACGGACAGGCTCCGTCAAGAAATCGGCGTACCCGATCTTCTTGCACACCTCCCTTGCAATCGTCTCGCTGTTCGCCGTCAGCATCACGATGGGAGTATCCTTGTTCGGGTGGTCCGCGAGGCCGCTCATCATCGTGAAAAGATCCATTCCGTCGATCACGGGCATCGCGTGGTCCAGGAACACGATATCGTAATGCTTCCGCTTGAACTTTTCGAGCGCTTCCATCCCGTTATCCACTGCATCCATGTGGATTTCCGTTTCCTTGAGCATACCTCCCATCACGCGCAGATTCATGAGCATGGAATCGACCGCGAGGACAGACGCCGTCGGTGCACAGAAATACCGTGTGCTGTTCCGCGACGACAATTGCAACTCGTCGTAACGCCGCTTGAAATCCCCTACAGGCTCGTTTCTCACAACCTGTTGTGGCAAGACAATCATAAAGGCGGGCTTGTCGTCCAGCAAGGCGTTCAGCTTCAATTCCCCCTGCATCAAGAGAACTAACCGCCTCACCAGAGTCAATCCAATTCCCGTCCAGCCGCTACCCGAATCAGGGACCTTGATAATCAAGTTGATATTGCGGCCGTCCCATTCGCCGTCCTCGGTAACGCGTTCGTAATCGACGAAGATATCCGCCACCGCCCCCGACGAGAACTTTTCGGCATTGAAGAAGATATTGCCCAGAATCTGCCGGACACGGATTTCGTCTCCAAACAACCGCGACGGTATTCGGCTATTGACCTTCAGCTCAAAATTTTTCGTCTTGTTCACGCTATCCGCCGCCGTCAAGCAACCGCTAAGTACCGCGAACAGGTCGTATTCCGTCGACGTAATTTCCAACGAATTCAAGTCAACCTTCGCGATATCTTCCAGGTCATCCGCAAGAGAAAGCAGCCACTGCCCGGCACCAGAAATATTTCGGGTATAATCCTTCAAGGCGGGGTCATGATTTTCCTTGGCAATCACCGAATTCATCGCGAGGATACTCGACAAGGGGGCTCGCATCTCGGTTCCCGCATTGCGCAAAAGCGAAAGCCGTTCCTGATACGGGTCATCAACAGGATCGGCTTCCTTGCGTTGCCGGTGCCGTTCCCTCCGTTTACGATCTATAAAAAAGCAGGCGAATATCCCCAACACGAAAAGAACAACCAGCATTCCGACGACACAGAATACCAGGAACGGAATCCGGTTAAGCCCGGCGCCAACCTTGGATTTCGGCTCCATCCCCACGAGAGAGAATCCACGGTAGCCGAGTTTCGCACGGTAGAAATAGTAGAGTTCACCGCCCACATTTTCACTGACAACCATGGCTCCCGTCCAGCGGTCGCGCAGATTCAGCCGTTCATAAATCCTCGTGTAATCCAACTCACGCCAGCCGGAATCGTTTTTCCAGTTGCCTCTCTTGGACTCAATGACAGGATGGTCGCTACTATCCAGCACCACCATGTAGCATCTTTCGGAGATGCAGTTGTCATCAAAGAAATCATCCACCCCCTTTTCACGATACAGCTTGTAAAGGATATTGCGGATATTTCGATTATGGTAGACAGGGACCGCAAAAAGCAGGCCCTTTCCCTGACGGTAGCAGAAAGTCTTCGCGCCGTGCAACGCTTCGGCCAGGCAACCAAATTCATCCATGGTCACCCCAGTCAACGTGTCTCCCTCGAAATAACCGTCACCGAGCGACAGCAGGCCGTAATTGTAGTTCTTGATATCGAGATCCAGGCTGACAACGCCTCCTCCCAGGTCGGAATGCCTCTCGATATGCCGCGCCATGCCTTCCAGCGCATTTAGACGGACACGGAAATTCTCGTTCGCGAGTTCAGCGACAAGAGTCGACTTCTGCAAGACCTGCCGGGCTTCATACTGGTCCAAAAAACTTTCCAGTTTCACCCTCAACAAAATGCAAACAATGCAGAGGGCGAAAACGACGATGGCCATCCAGACCACCAGCTCTATATTGACCTTAGTACTTCTGGGATTTAATTCCATCGTAAACTCCCTTGACATACCAGTCAAAATGTTCAAGCAAATCTTCGTCGGAAATGCATTCGCCCTTTTCTACGCGAACGTTTCCGTGACTGTCGACAATCGGTCCCCAGAACACATCGTAGCGATTCTTAGCAAGCATTTCCCTTTCATGGGCCACTTTCTTAGAAATTTCTTCGTCAACATGGGCCGACAGCGGAGCAAGATCCACCACGCCACTTTCCATCCCGAGCCAGGACCTTCCCGAAACAAAGTTGCCGGACAAGATGTCGCGAATCCGCGACTCGTAAAAATTTTCCCAGTGCCATACAGGAGCGGTCAAGAAATGATTCGGGAAATACGAGGAATTGTCCATATTGTAACCCACAATCCAGATTCCCTTCTCGTCGGCGATTTCATACGGGGAAAGGGCATCCAGATGCACCGTCAGCACGTCTATATTGTGCGCCCTCAGCAAGCTATGCGTCGCTTCTGCCGACATCGATTCATCTGACCAGGAATGCGTCCAGTTCACAAATACCTTCGCCTGCGGATTCACCTTCTGGACCCCGAGCGCAAACGCATCCAGCCCGCGGACCACCTCGGAAATTTTGAAGGAAGCCAAATAACCGATTTCGTTCGTCTTGGTCTTAAGTCCAGCCACGATTCCCGAAAGATAGCGTATCTGGTAGATGCGTCCATAATAAGTCAACAGGTTCGCCCCCGACCGCACCCCCGCCGCATGCAGGAACTTGACCTTCGGATGTTTCTTGGCAACCGACATCGCAGCCGCACCGAAATCAAACGAGTTCGCAATCACGATTTCGGCGCCATCGGCAATCGCCTTTTCCATATTGTTGTACGCCGTGGAATCGGGTGGAGTATTTTCGTAATACGCCACTTTCAGGTTTAGGCGTTGAGCCACTTTCTCTATGGCCTTACAATGCGACTCGTTCCAGCTGTGATCATTACAGACGCCCCTCATGATCATGGCAACACACACATTTTTCCGCGAATCCTTGCCATCGGAATCATAATCGTACACGACTATAACCGCCACAATGATCGCAGACACCACGATCGACAATGTGATTAGCCACCTAATCATCCTTCCAACCCCTTCTGGATATTGCGAACCAGTTCTGCATGCAAGGCCATCACCAGGTCGTGATTTTCACGGACTATGTTCATACGGGATTCCCGACAGGCGTTTTCAAGATTCTGGAATTTCTCCGCCATGCTGACGGCACCGATTGCCGACGAGGAATCACAGAGGACGTGCATATAGAAAATGTAGTTTTCCCAGTCCTCGTTCCTGAAACAGGTTTCCACATTGCGGTGAAGCGGAGATGCGATGAATTCCTGCAACATTTCGATATAGATATCGCTGTCATCGGCACAGTATTCCAGGCCGGCCTTGATATCCAGGCAATCCTTGAAGGGCGCGAGCTTTTCGTAGGGATTCACCGTCACCTGCAGAAGTTCAATTTCGTCATTATAGGTCGGTGCGGGCATGGGGAGCTGTATCGTGTCGACAGAAGTTTGGGCACCGGCGACCTCCTGGATGTCTTCGCCCGAAAGGACAAGCTGCTTCGGCAAATACCACTTGAGCGCCCGCTGCAAGTCACGCTCCTTGATCGGCTTGGGCAGATAATCGGCAAAACCCATCACCAGGAAAGATTCGCTGACTTCGTTGGAACCTTCCGAAGTGAGCGCGATGACCGGCGTATCCTTGTTGATGAAGTTGTCCAGGGATTTCAACCTGCGATACGTTTCCACGCCATCCATCACCGGCATCATGTGATCCAGGAAAATCAAGTCGTAATGTTTGGACTGCGCAAGCTTCAGGCACTGCGCGCCGCTCACCGCCACGTCCACCTGAACCTTGAATCGCCGCAAGAACCCACGGAGCACCTTGAGATTCTGCTCGACATCGTCCACGATCAGGATGCGCGCCTCGGGGGCAAGGAAAATCCCCGAAAAGTCGCCCCTCTTGCGGCCAAGGCCATTGTACCTCAGGGCAAAATCGCCCATCGGTTCGATATTCAGCACGAGCTGCGGAATCCTGACCGTAAAGGAGGAGCCCTCTCCCAGGCGGCTGTTCACCGTAATTTGGCCCCCGCACTTTTCTACGAGTTCCTTGGTCAAGCACAGGCCGAGACCAATTCCTTCGGAGGGATCATCCATATTCTGCGAAGCAAATTTATTGAAAATCAAGCCCAGCTCGTCTTTCTTGATGCCGGTTCCCGTATCCTTGACCGTAAACGAAAGCATCACGTACTCGTCGGATTTCAGCGTTCCCACTGGAGGAAGGTTCTCGTAATTCACCAGCAAGGTGACCTCGCCCACTTCGGTAAACTTGATCGCATTCGAAAGCAGGTTGTTGATAATCTGGCGTATACGGTTCTCGTCGCCCCACAGGCTCGACGGGATATCCGGATTGCAGTCCACCGTAAAGCGCAACTTCTTTGCCGACGCTTTCAGTTCGTTAGCGCTGTAACAGTCCGCCAGCACCGAAAAGATGTCGTACTCCATTGAGACGATGCTCATCTTACCCGATTCAATCCTGCAGACATCCAGGACGTCATTCACAAGCGACAATATACCCTGTCCCGTATTCTGGATATTC
The nucleotide sequence above comes from Fibrobacter sp. UWH4. Encoded proteins:
- a CDS encoding BMP family ABC transporter substrate-binding protein, whose product is MIRWLITLSIVVSAIIVAVIVVYDYDSDGKDSRKNVCVAMIMRGVCNDHSWNESHCKAIEKVAQRLNLKVAYYENTPPDSTAYNNMEKAIADGAEIVIANSFDFGAAAMSVAKKHPKVKFLHAAGVRSGANLLTYYGRIYQIRYLSGIVAGLKTKTNEIGYLASFKISEVVRGLDAFALGVQKVNPQAKVFVNWTHSWSDESMSAEATHSLLRAHNIDVLTVHLDALSPYEIADEKGIWIVGYNMDNSSYFPNHFLTAPVWHWENFYESRIRDILSGNFVSGRSWLGMESGVVDLAPLSAHVDEEISKKVAHEREMLAKNRYDVFWGPIVDSHGNVRVEKGECISDEDLLEHFDWYVKGVYDGIKSQKY
- a CDS encoding hybrid sensor histidine kinase/response regulator; translated protein: MLFQKIEKDKTLWLRYGIVLLIVSIIVVSTVSYLVRAYTVPAKANILQSCAFLNKKDAFAVENFLNREESVLKMASRVANLLVENHGVSGQIESLKTRTREENPRFGDLYGFVNGKPYGKYPLADSVNPAGEPWFQGALLAHGDIARIPIHKGKESMVVLSKRLSDMKSVLALNVKLSALRNFVNPWTLPSIWMIMDEQGLIIAHSNVANQGLNYSSSEFWNNDERNLADRVTSSSNEAPGEKQFLLNYDGVDYQVFSTPIKGGWFMVRMVENKVLWNEMYWNVFKGIAVVVLLYVLMILLMSLSLMNRFRAIRVSQAKSGFLTNMSREIRTSITGLLGMNSIVMKEVRDDGLKEYLKNIQNTGQGILSLVNDVLDVCRIESGKMSIVSMEYDIFSVLADCYSANELKASAKKLRFTVDCNPDIPSSLWGDENRIRQIINNLLSNAIKFTEVGEVTLLVNYENLPPVGTLKSDEYVMLSFTVKDTGTGIKKDELGLIFNKFASQNMDDPSEGIGLGLCLTKELVEKCGGQITVNSRLGEGSSFTVRIPQLVLNIEPMGDFALRYNGLGRKRGDFSGIFLAPEARILIVDDVEQNLKVLRGFLRRFKVQVDVAVSGAQCLKLAQSKHYDLIFLDHMMPVMDGVETYRRLKSLDNFINKDTPVIALTSEGSNEVSESFLVMGFADYLPKPIKERDLQRALKWYLPKQLVLSGEDIQEVAGAQTSVDTIQLPMPAPTYNDEIELLQVTVNPYEKLAPFKDCLDIKAGLEYCADDSDIYIEMLQEFIASPLHRNVETCFRNEDWENYIFYMHVLCDSSSAIGAVSMAEKFQNLENACRESRMNIVRENHDLVMALHAELVRNIQKGLEG